GGTGGGAAACAGGATTCACAGACGTCACCAAGTGAAAATGTATTACTATTCATTTTCACAGTctccaaaatgtattttcaaaaAGATGATCTACAAATAATGAAGGCTTGTTCTGAAACCAGTGAGAATCAAATGTTTCTTCTAATTCATGGTTACTGGAACAGCTGTCCTGTCTCACCTGGTATGCTACTATTGATAAGATGCGTAACCTTGGTTTAActgagttttttttattttataactgGGTTAATAATTATCAAAGATACATTTAAACTGGTCAGAGCAATATTTGAACTTATAATTGTGAACTTGGTTATTTGGATATCTCCTACTAAGTATTTGACAATAATATCTGCTCAAGACATTTGCATGAGACACTTATACACTACCATTCCCTATTAAAGTTTGTCCTTCCATCAATCTAGAGCTCAATGAGGCACTGCGTCACCCAGTCCATAATCATACACGTCAAGAAAACTTCTGTGTAGGGATAGAGCAAACAGGTTCTTTATTATACAGTTCAATCTTATTTCATCTCTAGGGCATCCAGTAATCGGTCATAGTCACCTGCTGTTACGACAGTAAGACCTGCTCCTCTGTAGGCTCATTTAGTCTGTGTTTGAGGTAATCGCAATGTTTTGTTCACAAACTGAGAGTGAATTAACCCAGGGTTTACAGACCCATTCACAATCATGGATGACATCCAAATGTCAAAGTTACAGTAAATGTGTACAGAGGAAAATGTCGATAAAGGATGGATCTGTAGAGTAGCCTACAGCACACCAGAGCAATACACAGGAGACGGGGACAGGGAGGGATATATAAATAAACACAGGGAGCAGAAGCTCATGAAAATTAGAGGAAAGTTGATGTTGTAATGAAACGGATAATCCTACAGTTAACTCTGTGTGGCCAGGCGATCCTTACTGGTAAAACCCGGTTGTGATTCTGCATCTGTGTTCTAAAAACTGGGATTTAGCAACGATGAAACAAGTTATTATCTTTTTCCAAGTACAAAGCCAACACCACCTTACGTTTCCCATATAATTAGAATTTTCAGCACGTTTTTAAAACAACATTTATACTGGTTAAAATAATAGTACAATATAAGTAGTAATAAAATGAACAAAGCAGAGAATTCAGCCCATTTAGCTGCAAAAATAATGACTTTGTTCTACTTTTCCCTTCATTATGTAACACTTTCCTTGTTTAAACACACAGCCCTCATTTGAAGCCATGCATGCAATGGTTGTGCTGACTGGGGTTGATCAATCACTACTTAGTAGGGGGCTGTTGTTGACTGACCCTAATTAGGGTACTCTACCCTTGCTGTAAACAGACAGAGAAGGTTCCAGATCGTTCAACATGATTGACATGCAGGGAGACTGGAATTGATCTGTTACAAATAAAGGGTGATGGGAATTCCTAGACTGTCAGATGTCATTTGGTCATGTTTCTTTGACACAGTGGCTCatggaagatttttttttttacatttgttccACTTGTTGCGTTGTAAAAATGATATCAGTAAACCTTCTTAGTGAAATCTCTGAGAGCCCAGACTGGGTTGATCAACTGAATTTCTGGCTTGTTCGTGTAACTGACAAGATTAAAATAGTTTATTATGATCATAATCTAATTTGACCAGACAAAGTTTTGCATCTGAATGGATTCAGGAAATGTACCAAAGGCAGAGAAAATAAAGGTCAACATAGACAAACTCATTCCCTCTGTACCGCCAACATTAAGTACTGCTGTAACAGGCTCTTATTAGCCACTTCATGTTTTATAATTCAGTTATACAATCCCAAACCCTGCGTCTGGTATTAGAATAGCATTTTTTATTTTCACTTAGGATGGGGTATGGGCTTTAACTGTAGCGTTTGAGAAAACAAGGAACTTGTGGTTGGGTCCACCTTTATTATTCTCTTTTTTTATTAGTTTCCTTGTAGGCCTACATCCCATTGGTTTCTCATCAACAAATACAAACATTTTTCATAATGACAACAAGACACACATCGCAACCGAACCCTACCCATTTTGAACAGCCATCGATAGGCTCATACGCATACTGTTCCTTTTTATACATCTCAGAGAGGACTGCTTGGGCCCAGCTTGTGTATTATCTTCCTATGTGTTTGAGATATGTCTTGATGTGCAGTAAGGACCCATATGCCAAATGGTATGTAATCCTGCTCCAGTGATTAACCTGGGACAAGTATGACGTGGTTTAGGAGATGTCCTGTTGGCGTCGTCATCCTTCCACAACACTGTCCGCCACCAGCACCGTCTCCCCCCTTTTCTTGTCTCTCTGTAAGGGATTAGTGGGAAATCTGAACCAGGTCACTCTATTTAGATCTGCATTTCATATCACTTCTTTGAGACTAGAGATTAGGAGACGATTCATCTGCAATTTAAGAGATTATGGGATAAGAATGGCCTTGCCAGACAAGTACACATAAAGATACAGTAAAGGAAGCCTCCCCTCCCCAGCCAACACACGCACGAACgcatgcacgcaaacacacacaaacacacacacacacacacacacacacacacacacacacacacacacacacacacacacacacacacacacacacacacacacacacacacacacacacacacacacacacacacacacacacacacacacacctcctgctCAAGGGGGATTAAGTATCTGTATCTGTGTTGTGTAACAAAGATTCTTATTCAGGCGTTCTCTTCCCAAAGTTCAGTTTTTCTATGCACTCATCATCTCCCTACACTGTGATGATGAGTGACTGTTAGATGTAATTTTGTTAAACCTCTGTGAATCAGTTTAAGATGTGTTCTGTTTACTCTTGAATCTTCCCCTCTCCGTGACTCATCCTGAAGAGCTCTTACTAGCCCCCTCCACCATGTCTCTAGCGGCTTTACCGTTTCGCTCCATCCCCCTCGCTTCACCACACAGTCACCTTCCAAATTCCACAATAAAGGCTTCCTATGGAAAAGGCTCGCTGTTAGTCACCTGCAGCACTGCATCTGTACCTGTCTCATTTCAACTCCTGTAACCAAAAAGTGATCAGCATCATGATTACTCCGGCGTTGACGGATGTGATCTTCAGTGTAATCATGTCCTCAGTTGATGTTGTCCTCCTCAACCAGGAGTACCTGTGGGAGAAGACATAACGTAAGACTACTGGGAAGTGTGAAAAACATTGATAACGATCCTAACGATGTCACTGTATTGTAAATTCAGTcatagagagagaaaaatatatatatatgtcaatgTTCTTGCAGACAATTCCATTGGCAACCATGTTTGGCTTTGTGGACTGTCACATACATCCTCACATCTGGCGGTTGATCTGTCAGGAAAACTGGCCCTGTCGTGCAAAGGTCTCAAATGATGTAGTTTCACAATGACACAAAACCTTTGCATGTTTTCACAAAATAAAGCTACTACCATGATCTTGGATTTCTAAATGTTTTGTATCGTAGGTATTATGATGCAAGGATTATGAGAGGGATTTCTTTTACATAGATACGTAATGACAGAAACAACCCTGAGACGTTTTCTAATATTGCGTGATGTTAGGAAATTTGGAGATCATGGTGGAACCACGTTGTTTAGTTTCGTTGAAGTCTTTATTTAGTGTCGAAATGAAATAATGACAGGTGTATTTTCAGTTGTGACATTGGCCTCTATAAAGAGACAAATAACACAATCAACCACAGAGATGTATTACCTTAGGACTGAACTCTTACTtgaagatatacagtaccagtcaaaagtttggacacacctactcattcaagggtttttctttatttttactattttctacattgtagaataatagtgaagacatcaaaactattaaataacacatatggaatcatgtagtaaccataaaaagtgttaaacaaatcaaaatatattttatatttgagattcttcaaagtagccacactttgccttgatgacagctttgcagactcttggcattctctcaaccagctttatgaggtagtagTCACcttaaatgcatttcaattaacaggtgtgcctgatTAAAAttatatttgtggaatttctttccttcttaatgtgtttgagccaattagttgtgttgtgacaaggtaggggtggtctacagaagacagccctgtttggtaatagaccaagtccatattatagcaagaacatgTCAAAGGTCAAAGAACAGGTcaaagagaaactacagtcaatcattactttaagacatgaaggtcagccaatgcggaaaatttcaagaactttggaagTTTCTGTAAGTGCAGTAACAAAAACCAtcaggcgctatgatgaaactggctctcatgaggaccgctaaaacaggaaaggaagacccatagtaacctttgctgcagaggatatgttcattagagttaccagcctcagaaattgcagcccaaatatatgcttcacagagttcaagtaacagacacatctcaacatcaactgttcagaagagactgtgtgaatcaggcttcatggtcgaattgctgcaaataaaccactactaaaggacaccaataataagaagagacttgcttgggccaagaaacatgagcaatgacaTTAAACTGGGGGAAATCTgtccttggtctgatgagtccaaatttgacattattggttccaaccgctgtgttgttgtgagacgcagagtaggtgaacggattatctctgcatgtatggttcccaccgtgaagcatggaggaggaggtgtaatggtgtggcggtgcattgctggtgacactgtctgtgatttatttagaattcaaggcacacttaaccagcatggcaaccacagcattctgcatcccatctggtttgcgcttagtgggactatcatttgtttttcaacaggacattgacccaacacacctacaggctgtgtaagggctatttgaccaagaaggagagtgatggagtgctgcatcagaagacctggcctccacaatcacccgacctcaacccaattgagatggtttgctaTGAGTTGGAccaagtgaaggaaaagcagtcaacatgtgctcagcatatgtgggaacaccttcaagactgttggaaaagcattccaggtgaagctggttaagagaatgccaagagtgtgcaaagctgtcagcaaggcaaatggtggctactttgaagaatctaaagtctaaaatatattttgatttgttgaacacttttttgcttcctacatgattccatgtgttatttcattgttttgatgtcttctctattattctacaatgtagaaaatagtaaaaattaagaaaaacccttgaaagagtaggtgtgtccaaacttttgactagaacTGATTGTTTGTAACCCCAAAACCGGGTCACATCAAATCATAGTTCTCTCAATAAAATATGCTCACACTAAATCAGTTATGAATGTTGAGGGATAGTTATCAAAATCTGTGCAAAATGATATGGTGATGCACAGGTACagatagatgtaggatcttaatttgatcattatTGTTTtggctgagaattttcctgaGAAGCAGGAAATGTAGATGAGCTTTGGGATTTCATACATTCACTGAAAAcctgcagttatattaacagtatttcACTTTTCATGTAATCTCATTTTGACCAGCTAATAGCCTGACcactgatcaagcaacattatggactaaatgttTGAATAATTTTGCTGCAGGACTATTTTGCTGTGACTatataggtcaaattaagatcctacacctgtactgTGTAGGAATCTTGGCAAAATGTAAAATCTTTCTCCCTGTAGAGGTCTTCACCGGGGGATGCCGTCCATGCACACATTGACAGTTGCCATGCCGATACCAAATCTTTCGCAGTAGACTACTTGCCAGGGCGGAGTCCAGCCTCCCACCCCACTTATAGACCTACTGACCACCTGATGATCACTGGTGCCATGGGAACAGCACGGGCCAACAGGTGAGGACGCCATGAATGTAAGCTGTCATACCTGTGTCATACCcagcggtgtaaagtacttaagtaaaaattaaagtactacttaagtgaCTTTGGGGatattactatttatatttttacttacaatattacttttacttcactacattcctaatgaaaataatgtactttttactctatacatgttccctgacacccaaaagtactcgtaacattttgaatgcttagcaggacaggaattcagacacttatcaagagaacatcactggtcatcctactgcctctgatcttgcggactcactaaacacacatgctttaattgtaaatgatgtctgagtgttggagtgtgcccctggctatccgtaaataaataaaaacaagaaaatggtgctgtctggtttgcttaatataaggaatttgaaatgatttctacttttacttttgatacttaagtatattttagcaactacatttatttttgatagctaagtatatttaaaaccaaatacttttagactttatctcaagtagtattttactgggtgactgtcacttttacttgagtcattttctattaaggtgtcacgatcgtcataagaagcggaccaaggcgcagcgtgaaagaaagacatcttcttttaatgaagacaAACACGACGCTAAACAAActacgtgcacacatgcaacatagacatagataattacccacaaaagcctactgcctatggctgccttaaatatggctcccaatcagagacaatgaatgacagctgtctctgattgagaaccattcaggcaaccatagacatacctagacacctacactcaacacaaacccatacactctacccaaaaccccctataccatacaaccacccaagacgagacaaatacacaaacatcccccctgtcacaccctgacctaaccgaAATATTACAGAAAATAAAGATAACATATGTCCAGTGCGTGACATAAGGTatcttgacttttactcaagtatgacaattgggtactttttccatcactggtCATACCTTATGTCCCCAAAGCCGACAATGCTTCTCCTTATTTGTGTTATTACAGGGAAATGGACAACCTTAGCTCgccaatgtacagttgaagtcggaagcttacatacacttaggttggagtcaataaaactagtttttcaaccactccacaaatttcttgttaacaaactatggtttggaaagtcagttaggacatctactttgtgcatgacacaagtcatttttccaacaattgtttacagacagattatttcacttataattcactgtatcacaattccagtgggtcagaagtttacatacactaagttgactgtgcctttaaacagcttggaaaattccagaaaattatgtcatggctttagaagcttctgataggctaattgacataatttgagtcaattggaggtgtacctgtggatgtatttcaagtgggaagcttgtggaaggctacccgaaacgtttgacccaagttaaacaatttaaaggcaatgctaccaaatactaattgagtgtatgtaaagttctgacccactgggaatgcgatgaaagaaataaaagctgaaataaatccttctctctactattattctgacatttcacattctttaaataaagtggttatcctaactgacctaagacagggaatttttactgggattaaatgtgaggaattgtgaaaaactgagattaaatgtatttggctaatgtgtatgtaaacttccaacttcaaatgTACATAACTTGAATATCAAATGAATGGAACCAAAATAGTGCAAACATTAAAAATTCAATAAGTATATGGTTGAATATAGTTTCCTGATCAATGGAGCACTATAAATTGGTCAATATAATGTCTGTATGTCCCAGTCAACATAGGCTGTCAAGAGACTTGGCTCATGCATAATCCCTAAACCCGTGATGACCGCAATCCCTCTCACATAGCTAAACACAACTCACCTTCCCAGGATATCCTCTccaaaggagagagacaggtcaGTCTGATCAATATTAAGAGGTTACCAGAGGTAGGTCAAATGGTCTTGAGGAAAGTGAGAAAGCTAAATTTCATGCTACCTTTGTATTCAAGAAGGATACCCTTATAGGACTGTAATAAATGTGTCATTCACAGCATATCCTTTCTAAGCATGGTCTTAATGCATGAGAGAATGTGAGTCATACATTATGTCTCTCACACTGTGCAGAGTTGGCAAGCTATGCATAGTCACTGTGTCCTGTAGGGCACACTGGTAAGAACAGATAGCCCAATGAGATTACGGCCACTGTATTAtaacctctctcttcctgttctacaccctctctcttcctgttctacACCCTCTCTCAAACCACTCTCACATCTCTTGCATCACTCTGGTCAATTTTCTTATTTATCCATACTTTCCCCTTTTGTTAACCCAACAGGTACAACCTCGCAGCACCAGATGAGGAGGGCCTGAAAATCTCCACACTTGGGCTCCACAACGGCCACAGCTCGCCAAATAGCCGGTTCCTCTCCCCTAGTGGCACATCCGGAGGAGATAGGATATCAGGAGCCACAGGTCATAGGATGAACAATTACAACGGAAAGATCTCTACTACAGGATCGAGCCAACTAAGAAGTCGCTTCGTCAAGAAAAATGGGCATTGCAACGTGGTATTCTCTAACATGGAGGAAAAATCACAACGTTACCTGGCTGACATCTTTACCACCTGCGTGGACATTCGCTGGAGATACTTACTACTCCTCTTCTGCTCGACCTTCCTGTCCTCCTGGATGTTTTTTGGAATAATCTTCTATTCAGTTTCCAGAGCCCATGGGGATTTTGATGAGCACCCTGGAATGAGTTCCTCTTCAGGGTTGGAAGGGAATGGGCTTGGGGTTGGTGAAGTTGAAGGGGTGCAGAAAAAGTGGCAGCCATGCCTCCTTCATGTAGAGGGCTTCGTCGGAGCCTTCCTATTCTCCGTTGAGACCCAGACCACCATTGGTTATGGGTGGCGCTGTGTCACTGAGGAGTGCCCTGTGGCAGTGATCACAGTGGTGGTCCAGTCCATAGTGGGATGCATCATTGACTCCTTCATGCTTGGCACAATCATGGTCAAAATGGCACGCCCTAAGAAGAGGAACCAGACCCTGCTGTTCTCGAAAAACGCTGTGATTTCCCTACGCGATGGCAAGCTGTGCCTCATGTGGCGAGTGGGTAACCTGCGCAAGAGCCACATCGTGGAGGCCCATGTGCGGGCACAGCTCATTCGACCCTACGTCACGGCAGAGGGAGAGTTTATCCCTCTAGAGCAGAGAGATCTCAACGTAGGCTACGACGAAGGCATAGACAGACTCTTCCTGGTTTCTCCTCTGGTTATCGTCCATGAGATCGACGAGGACAGCCCCCTGTATACTGTGAGCCGGGCTGATCTGGAATCTGATGACTTTGAGATCGTAGTGATCTTGGAAGGCATGGTGGAGGCCACCGCCATGACCACCCAGGCCCGCAGCTCCTATCTGGCCAAGGagatcctatgggggcataggtTTGAGCCTGTGATCTTTGAGAACCGAACCAAGTATCAGGTGGACTATGCTCGCTTCCACAAGACCTACGACGTGCCCTCCACACCCAACTGCAGCGCCAAGGAGCTCAGTGAGACGGCCAGCCGGCCTGCCTCATCCGCCTCCTCCCACTCAGTATTCCCAACCAGCCCCAGAATCACCCAGCACCTCGTAACCCCCCACTCCCCCAGCGCCTTCTGCTATGAGAATGAGGTAGCACTGAGCTGTGGAGAGGACGAGGATGAACTGGATAGGCAAAAGGGAAAAGAcagggaggaggaaaggaggaattCAGTTTCTGTAGACTTTCATAATTTGTTTCAGGACCCAGCCACAATGACATCCGGCAGCAACGTGCTGTGCGTTTTGGACATGGACAATCAGATGGATTTTGACATTCTACAGACTACCATTACTCGTGATCCACTGACATATAAAAGTGAGTCAGGAATCTGAGGAAAAGGGATGGCACCCTCagacccttctcaacccctccattcatatagttgaagtcgaaagtttacatacacttagagtcattaaaactagtttttcaaccactccacaaatttcttgttaacaaactatagttttggcaagtcggttaggacatctactttgtgcatgacacaagtaattttttcaacaattgtttacagacagattatttcacttataattcactgtatcacaattccagtgggtcagaagtttacatacattaagttgactgtgcctttgaacagcttgaaaaattccagaaaatgatatcatggctttagaagcttctgataggctaattgacataatttgagtcaattggaggtgtacctgtggatgtatttcaaggcataccttcaaactcagtgcctctttgcttgacatcatgggaaaatcaaaagaaatcagccaagacttcagaaaaaaaattgtagacctccaaaagtctggttcatccttgggagcaatttccaaatgcctgaaggtaccacgttcatctgtacaaacattagtacgcaagtataaacaccctgtgaccacgcagccgtcataccgctcaggaaggagacgagttctgtctcctagaaatgaacgtatactttggtgcaaaaagtgcaaatcaatcccataacaacagcaaagaaccttctgaagatgctggaggaaacaggtacaaatgtatctatatccacagtaaaaaaaatctatatcgacataacctgaaaggccgctcagcaaggaagaagccactgttccaaaaccgccataaaaaagccagactacagtttgcaactacacatgcaactacacaaagatcgtactttttggagaaatgtcctctggtctgatgaaacaaaaatagaactgtttggccataatgaccatcgttatgtttggaggaaaaagggggacgcttgcaagccgaagaacaccatcctaaccatgaagcacgggggtagcagcatcatgttgtgggggtgctttgctgcaggagggactggtgcacttcacaaaatagatggcttcatgaggaaggaaaatgatgtggatatattgaagcaacatctcaagaattcagtcaggaagttaaagcttggtcgcaaatgggtcttccaaatgaacaatgaccccaggcatacttccaaagttgtggcaaaatggcttaaggacaacaaagtcaaggtattggagtggtcttcacaaagccctgacctcaatcctatagaaaatttgtgggcagaactgaaaaagcgtgtgcgagcaaggtctacaaacctgactcagttacaccagctctgtcaggaggaatgggccaaaattcacccaacttattgtgggaagcttgtggaaggctactcgaaacgtttgacccaagttaaacaatttaaaggcaatgctaccaaatactaattgagtgtatgtaaagttctgacccactgggaatgtgatgaaagaaataaaagctgaaatgaatcattcactcaactattattctgacatttcacattcttaaaataaagtggtgatcctaactgacctaagacaaggcatttaggattaaatgtcaggaattgtgaaaaactgagtttaaatgtatttggccaatgtgtatgtaaacttccaacttcaactgtatatacctaCCTGTAGGTCTTGAAGTGAGGTCTTCCTTTTGTATTTTGCACGTTTTGCGCTGGATTTAGTACTAGATCTACACCCCTTTCGCCTTGCCAGCATTATTTTGTACCTTTACCTGAGCCCATGTTTTTGTTTGTGGAGAGAACCAAATGGGAGACTGAGGTAGTGGTTCTACTCTGCACACCTGACCCATACGTGTACCTCAGTTGGACTGTGGGACAGTCACCTAGAGAGATAATTACATATGAGATTGTATGAACACGTGACTTTTTTAATGAGGTAATAGGAAAGGAACACCAAGAGATGGACAGTTCCAGTAGAGAGCTGAGGATGAGACAAATAATGACTTGTTGAGACGTGTGTAATGAAGGATAAACAGACATTTGACAAAAGGAGGACTTCTGGTTCAGAAACTGTCTCAGAAGGAAATGTGCAGGGAAGACACCCAGAATATTTGAGTGACATTCAAGTAGGTAGGTATGATGTTTATCTACACAGTCGTATTACGTAGTTTGTTTCATTTGGACATGATACATGATATTTTGATGTGTAATCAACCTCCAGTGTTCTGTAAAGATAAAATGACTGGTGATATGACATGTAATATGAATCATACTTGGGTTCAAACACTATATCAACTCTCAGTTCAGGTGTGCAATATAACAGACAGGATAGTTTGCTGCTTTCTACTATTTGCACTATTGTTCTTATGTCAAGTTTTCCTTTGAGCCCCCTGATTTACTACTGTACACACATTGTTTTCATAGTGTCTTTAGCATAGATCAATAAATCATTTATCGGTTGTTACTGTGCATAATAACAACAATACAATGACCAATGCAATCATTAAATAATCATAGCTAAGGGTCTTATTGTCTGAAATCCAGTTCGTCATTTGCTGGAGAAAAGAACTAGGTGTTTTCATTCTCCAGAATTAGGTAGCTTTTTCTCACATTTTTATTAAAGCCCCGTTTTTGTGTTGCAAAAGGAGCATGACTGTAAAAAAAGTCCCTCTCTTCAGTGTATATCAGTAGAGAACTTATCATAAGTTACTTATCTGGTCTCTCATGTCACCTTAAAGACATTTCCCGATAGATACCTTTGGGGGAATCATCTGAAAGCAGTTCTCTTTAGAACGTGAGATTTCATAAAGGTTGATTCAAGAGAGACTGAATATAGAAACATCTTTGTGTGTTCCAAAGTTTCTATATTTCATCTCTTTCCCACTAAGTCAAATATAAACAACGTTGTCTTGTTTGTTGGCATATGGTTTGTGTATGAAATGATTCTAATTGTTTTTCTGACCCTTGAATCTCCTGCACCGTAGCTCctattgtgtgtagttgtctgAAAGATGTTCATGTCCCTTGTCTGTTTCCTGCACTACACTTCACCTGTTTTTCTCTTCATctttatacaacaacatttgGTTCTTGAGTAACTTTTGCCAGATTTTTACATCTGCAAAATTG
The sequence above is a segment of the Salvelinus alpinus chromosome 1, SLU_Salpinus.1, whole genome shotgun sequence genome. Coding sequences within it:
- the LOC139576841 gene encoding inward rectifier potassium channel 4-like — its product is MITGAMGTARANRYNLAAPDEEGLKISTLGLHNGHSSPNSRFLSPSGTSGGDRISGATGHRMNNYNGKISTTGSSQLRSRFVKKNGHCNVVFSNMEEKSQRYLADIFTTCVDIRWRYLLLLFCSTFLSSWMFFGIIFYSVSRAHGDFDEHPGMSSSSGLEGNGLGVGEVEGVQKKWQPCLLHVEGFVGAFLFSVETQTTIGYGWRCVTEECPVAVITVVVQSIVGCIIDSFMLGTIMVKMARPKKRNQTLLFSKNAVISLRDGKLCLMWRVGNLRKSHIVEAHVRAQLIRPYVTAEGEFIPLEQRDLNVGYDEGIDRLFLVSPLVIVHEIDEDSPLYTVSRADLESDDFEIVVILEGMVEATAMTTQARSSYLAKEILWGHRFEPVIFENRTKYQVDYARFHKTYDVPSTPNCSAKELSETASRPASSASSHSVFPTSPRITQHLVTPHSPSAFCYENEVALSCGEDEDELDRQKGKDREEERRNSVSVDFHNLFQDPATMTSGSNVLCVLDMDNQMDFDILQTTITRDPLTYKSESGI